In Bacteroidota bacterium, a single genomic region encodes these proteins:
- a CDS encoding iron uptake protein — protein MVLGVVGGYLVVESVTTLLAWSLAALGMARGEAVVLAMMLAFVLYLIVLIWAIAERRLWRLWLGLGGGAFAAIGIARVVEAAIRTGT, from the coding sequence GTGGTTTTGGGCGTCGTCGGCGGCTATCTCGTGGTCGAGTCTGTCACGACACTCCTCGCGTGGAGTCTTGCTGCGCTCGGCATGGCCCGCGGCGAGGCCGTCGTGCTTGCCATGATGCTCGCCTTCGTGCTCTACCTCATCGTGCTGATTTGGGCCATTGCCGAGCGCCGCCTCTGGCGGCTGTGGCTCGGCCTCGGCGGCGGCGCGTTCGCGGCCATCGGGATTGCTCGTGTCGTCGAAGCTGCGATCCGTACCGGCACCTGA